A region from the Benincasa hispida cultivar B227 chromosome 12, ASM972705v1, whole genome shotgun sequence genome encodes:
- the LOC120092848 gene encoding aspartyl protease family protein 2, with the protein MLPISPFFHFIFLFFFLTNFNATAADYLKLPLLHKPPFSSPSQALSSDTHRLSLLFSRPNPTLKSPLISGASTGSGQYFVDLRLGTPPQSLLLVADTGSDLVWVKCSACRNCSHHPPSTAFLPRHSSSFSPFHCFDPHCRLLPHAPPHLCNHTRFHSPCRFLYSYADGSLSSGFFSKETTTLKTLSGSEIHLKGLSFGCGFRISGPSVSGAQFSGARGVMGLGRGSISFSSQLGRRFGNKFSYCLMDYTLSPPPTSYLMIGGGHRSLPVTNATKISYTPLQINPLSPTFYYIAIHSITVDGVKLPINPAVWAMDKQGNGGTVVDSGTTLTYLAKAAYDEVLKAVRRRVKLPSASELTPGFDLCVNASDSSRRPSLPRLRFRLGGGAVFAPPPRNYFLETEERVMCLAIRPVDSGNGFSVIGNLMQQGFLLEFDKDAARLGFSRRGCGLP; encoded by the coding sequence ATGCTCCCCATTTCCCCATTcttccatttcatttttctcttcttctttctcaccAATTTCAATGCCACCGCCGCCGACTACCTGAAGCTCCCACTCCTCCACAAACCCCCCTTCTCCTCCCCTTCCCAAGCCCTCTCCTCCGATACCCACCGCCTCTCCCTCCTCTTCTCTCGCCCCAACCCCACTCTCAAATCTCCTCTCATCTCCGGCGCCTCCACCGGCTCCGGCCAATACTTCGTCGACCTCCGCCTCGGCACCCCTCCCCAAAGCCTCCTCCTCGTCGCCGATACCGGCAGCGACCTCGTCTGGGTCAAATGCTCCGCCTGCCGCAACTGCTCCCACCACCCTCCCTCCACCGCCTTCCTCCCTCGCCACTCCTCTTCCTTCTCCCCTTTCCACTGCTTCGACCCCCACTGCCGTCTCCTCCCACACGCGCCTCCCCATCTCTGTAACCACACGCGCTTCCACTCCCCTTGCCGCTTCCTCTACTCCTACGCCGATGGCTCCCTCTCCTCCGGCTTCTTCTCCAAAGAAACCACCACATTGAAGACGCTTTCTGGGTCCGAAATCCATCTTAAAGGACTCTCGTTCGGCTGTGGATTTCGGATCTCGGGTCCCAGCGTTTCGGGCGCTCAATTCAGTGGTGCACGTGGCGTCATGGGATTGGGCAGAGGCTCCATCTCCTTCTCCTCTCAACTCGGCCGCCGATTCGGCAACAAATTTTCTTACTGTCTTATGGATTACACACTCTCTCCTCCGCCCACCAGCTACCTAATGATCGGCGGCGGCCACCGTAGCCTCCCGGTGACCAATGCCACTAAAATCAGCTACACCCCCTTACAGATTAACCCTCTCTCCCCCACATTCTACTACATTGCCATCCACAGCATCACCGTCGACGGCGTGAAATTACCCATCAACCCCGCCGTGTGGGCAATGGACAAGCAGGGAAACGGCGGCACGGTGGTGGATTCAGGGACGACGCTGACGTACTTAGCGAAGGCGGCGTACGACGAGGTGCTGAAGGCGGTAAGACGGCGAGTGAAACTACCGAGTGCATCCGAGTTGACTCCGGGGTTCGATCTGTGCGTGAACGCGTCAGACTCCTCGCGGCGGCCGAGTCTGCCGCGACTCAGATTCCGACTCGGTGGTGGGGCGGTGTTTGCGCCGCCGCCGAGAAACTACTTTCTGGAAACGGAGGAGCGAGTAATGTGCTTAGCGATCCGACCGGTGGATTCCGGCAATGGGTTTTCGGTGATTGGGAATCTGATGCAGCAAGGATTCTTGTTGGAGTTCGATAAGGACGCGGCCAGGCTGGGTTTTTCAAGGCGGGGCTGTGGCCTTCCATGA